A genomic region of Mus musculus strain C57BL/6J chromosome 7, GRCm38.p6 C57BL/6J contains the following coding sequences:
- the Scaf1 gene encoding splicing factor, arginine/serine-rich 19 isoform X1 has translation MEEEDESRGKTEESGEDRGDGPPDRDPALSPSAFILRAIQQAVGSSLQGDLPNDKDGARCRGLRWRRCCRSPRSEPRSQESGAADTATVLDTAADSFLVELVSILDPPDTWVPSRLDLQPGESEDMLELVAEVRIGDRDPMPLPVPSLFPRLRAWRTGKTVSPQSHASRPACSRHLTLGTGDGGPAPPPAPSSASSSPSPSPSSSSPSPPPPPPPPPPPALPAPRFDIYDPFHPTDEAYSPPPAPEQKYDPFEPTGSNPSSSAGTPSPEEEEEEEEEEEEEGLSQSISRISETLAGIYDDNSLSQDFPGDDSPRREPPPPQTLGAPGTPPQADSTRAEGAPRRRVFVLGPEAEACHEGKVSVEVVTAGAPALSLPPLPPTDPEIEEGEIVQPEEEPRVAVSLFRAARPRQPPASVATLASVAAPAAPPASAPRAPEGDDFLSLHADSDGEGALQVDLGEPPAPPAADARWGGLDLRRKILTQRRERYRQRSASPGPPPARKKARRERQRSGDPAPPDSPSWEAKKHRSRERKLGSHSTARRRSRSRSRRRSRSRSADRRRGGHRSRSREKRRRRRRSASPPPAASSSSSSRRERHRGKRREGGKKKKKRSRSRAEKRSGDLEKLPASVPPSGSDRDSRRRGAVPPSIQDLTDHDLFAIKRTITVGRPDKAEPRAPSPAPAVSPKREVLYDSEGLSADERGGKSDKDRRRSGAASSSSSSREKGSRRKALDGDRGRDRDRSSKKTRPPKDSTPGSGPLPKAPPSSGSSSSSSSCSSRKVKLQSKVAVLIREGVSSTTPAKDSSSSGLGSIGVKFSRDRESRSPFLKPDERAPAEVAKVAPGSNKPKKTKAKAKAGAKKAKGTKGKTKPSKTRKKVRSGGSSTASGGPGSLKKSKADSCSQAASAKGTEETSWSGEERTTKAPSTPPPKVAPPPPALTPDSQTVDSSCKTPEVSFLPEEASEDTGVRVGAEEEEEEEEEEEEEEEQQPATTTATSTAAAAPSTAPSAGSTAGDSGAEDGPAARISQLPTLPPPMPWNLPAGVDCTTSGVLALTALLFKMEEANLASRAKAQELIQATNQILSHRKPSSTLGVTPAPVPTSLGLPPGPSSYLLPGSLPIGGCGSTPPTPTGLAPASDKREGSSSSEGRGDTDKYLKKLHTQERAVEEVKLAIKPYYQKKDITKEEYKDILRKAVHKICHSKSGEINPVKVSNLVRAYVQRYRYFRKHGRKPGDPPGPPRPPKEPGPPDKGGPGLPLPPL, from the exons GTATTGGACACAGCTGCAGATAGCTTCCTTGTGGAGCTGGTGAGCATCCTGGATCCCCCGGACACCTGGGTTCCCAGCCGCCTGGACCTTCAGCCTGGCGA AAGTGAGGACATGCTAGAGCTGGTGGCTGAGGTCCGCATCGGTGACAGGGACCCCATGCCTCTACCTGTGCCCAGCCTGTTTCCCCGCCTCAGGGCCTGGAGGACAGGAAAGACAG TTTCTCCACAGTCCCATGCATCTCGACCTGCCTGTTCCCGTCACCTCACCTTGGGCACAGGGGATGGAGGGCCTGCTCCACCACCtgccccctcctctgcctcctcctccccttccccttccccatcttcatcttcaccttctcctcctcctcctcctccacccccacctcccccagcTCTGCCTGCCCCGAGATTCGACATCTATGATCCCTTCCACCCCACCGATGAGGCCTACTCCCCGCCGCCAGCCCCAGAGCAAAAATATGACCCCTTTGAGCCCACGGGCTCCAATCCCAGCTCATCAGCTGGGACACCCTcaccagaggaagaagaggaagaggaggaggaggaagaagaagagggtctGTCACAGAGCATCAGCCGCATCTCAGAAACCCTGGCTGGCATCTACGATGACAACAGCTTGAGCCAGGACTTCCCAGGTGACGATAGCCCCCGCCGGGAACCCCCACCCCCGCAGACGCTGGGAGCCCCAGGGACGCCACCCCAGGCTGACTCTACTCGGGCCGAAGGGGCCCCGCGCCGCAGGGTCTTTGTGTTGGgacctgaggctgaggcctgccaTGAGGGCAAGGTTTCGGTGGAAGTCGTAACGGCTGGTGCACCAGCGCTTTCGCTGCCACCACTACCCCCGACTGACCCGGAGATAGAGGAGGGCGAGATTGTGCAGCCTGAGGAGGAGCCCAGGGTGGCAGTTTCACTGTTCCGTGCTGCACGACCTCgtcagcctcctgcctctgtagCCACCTTGGCTTCGGTGGCCGCCCCTGCTGCGCCCCCAGCCTCTGCACCACGTGCCCCTGAGGGTGATGACTTCCTGTCACTACATGCTGACTCTGATGGCGAGGGCGCACTGCAAGTGGACCTAGGTGAGCCACCTGCACCACCGGCCGCTGATGCCCGCTGGGGCGGCCTGGACCTGCGCCGCAAGATCCTAACACAGCGACGTGAGCGCTACCGCCAGCGCTCTGCCTCGCCAGGCCCACCTCCTGCTCGGAAGAAGGCTAGACGGGAGCGGCAGCGCAGCGGGGACCCTGCACCACCGGATTCACCCTCCTGGGAAGCTAAGAAGCACCGTTCACGTGAGCGCAAGCTTGGTTCACACTCCACGGCCCGGCGTCGATCACGCTCCCGTTCTCGCCGCAGATCACGCTCCCGCAGCGCTGACCGCAGACGTGGGGGTCACCGCTCACGTTCCCGGGAGAAACGCAGGCGCCGACGGCGCTCAGCCTCTCCACCTCCAGCAgcatcttcctcatcctcctcacgACGTGAACGGCACCGGGGCAAGCGGCGCGAAGGtggcaagaagaagaagaagcgcTCACGCTCCCGGGCAGAGAAGCGTTCTGGGGACTTGGAGAAGCTGCCCGCATCAGTGCCTCCCTCAGGCTCTGACCGTGACAGCCGACGCCGAGGGGCCGTGCCACCCTCTATCCAGGACCTCACAGATCACGACCTGTTCGCCATCAAACGGACCATCACAGTAGGTCGCCCCGACAAAGCGGAGCCACGCGCACCTTCACCAGCACCTGCTGTGTCCCCGAAGCGGGAGGTCCTGTATGACTCTGAGGGTCTGAGTGCTGACGAGCGGGGTGGCAAGAGTGACAAGGACCGGAGGCGTTCAGGGGCTGCATCCTCATCTTCATCCTCAAGGGAGAAAGGGTCTCGACGGAAGGCCCTCGATGGGGACCGGGGCCGAGACAGGGATAGGTCATCCAAGAAGACGCGGCCACCTAAGGACTCGACGCCTGGCTCCGGGCCACTGCCCAAAGCCCCCCCAAGCAGTggctcctcgtcctcctcgtcctcctgcTCCTCTCGCAAGGTAAAACTGCAGTCCAAGGTGGCTGTGCTCATCCGAGAGGGCGTCAGCAGCACCACCCCTGCCAAGGATTCCTCGTCTTCAGGCCTGGGCTCCATTGGGGTCAAGTTCAGCCGTGACCGTGAGAGCCGCTCACCATTCCTCAAGCCGGATGAGCGGGCTCCTGCAGAGGTGGCCAAGGTGGCCCCGGGTAGCAACAAGCCCAAAAAGaccaaggccaaggccaaggctGGGGCCAAGAAAGCCAAGGGGACCAAGGGAAAGACGAAGCCTTCGAAGACGAGGAAGAAGGTTCGCAGCGGAGGCAGTAGCACGGCCAGCGGTGGGCCTGGCTCACTGAAGAAGTCCAAGGCCGACAGCTGCAGTCAGGCAGCAAGTGCCAAGGGGACAGAGGAAACATCATGGTCAGGGGAGGAGCGGACCACCAAGGCCCCCAGTACCCCACCACCTAAGGTGGCCCCACCTCCACCCGCACTCACCCCGGACTCCCAGACTGTGGATAGCAGCTGCAAGACCCCTGAAGTCTCCTTCCTACCAGAGGAAGCCAGTGAGGACACTGGGGTCCGAGtaggggcagaggaggaggaggaagaggaggaagaagaggaagaggaggaggagcagcaacCTGCCACTACCACAGCCACCAGCACCGCTGCAGCTGCCCCAAGCACTGCCCCCAGTGCAGGGTCTACAGCCGGAGACTCTGGCGCAGAGGATGGGCCAGCTGCTAGGATCTCCCAGCTGCCAACGCTACCCCCACCCATGCCCTGGAACCTGCCTGCTGGTGTGGACTGTACTACCAGTGGTGTCCTGGCCT TGACTGCACTGCTGTTCAAGATGGAAGAAGCCAACCTGGCCAGCCGCGCAAAGGCCCAGGAGCTGATCCAGGCCACCAACCAG ATTCTCAGCCACCGGAAGCCATCATCCACTCTTGGGGTGACCCCAGCTCCCGTGCCCACTTCCTTGGGTCTGCCCCCAGGCCCCTCCAGCTACCTACTTCCTGGCAGCCTCCCCATAGGAGGCTGTGGCTCTACCCCTCCTACCCCCACTGGGCTAGCCCCTGCATCTGACAAGAGAGAGGGCAGCAGCAGCTCAGAGGGACGTGGGGACACTGACAAG TACCTGAAGAAGCTCCACACACAGGAGCGGGCAGTAGAGGAGGTGAAGTTGGCCATCAAGCCATACTACCAGAAGAAAGACATCACCAAGGAGGAGTACAAGGACATCCTGAGGAAGGCTGTCCACAAG ATCTGCCACAGCAAGAGCGGGGAGATCAACCCTGTCAAGGTGAGCAATCTGGTGAGGGCCTACGTCCAGCGCTACCGCTACTTCCGCAAGCACGGTCGCAAGCCGGGGGACCCCCCAGGACCTCCTCGGCCACCCAAGGAACCAGGGCCCCCAGACAAGGGTGGCCCAggcctgcccctgccccctctcTGA